A DNA window from Paenibacillus segetis contains the following coding sequences:
- a CDS encoding phosphotransferase enzyme family protein — protein sequence MLEFFQYDTDDNRRSLLGRARKVALSALQQYDLEWERIQFIQLSDTITYKIETSTAESYLLRIHSARCSKEEIRSELVFLQALNKSSELNVPEALASCDGSYVLEITTEEGYMRPYVTMMRWVEGEHASGKLTDSCAYNVGVMMGRLHDAAASFVPSSDFVRPEWGSESFSREFTKLEPYHSRFLSDEEWKSYQAAAEKICSELTGMERSNQNYGLIHADLHTGNIVFNNEQPYPIDFGRCGYGYYLYDMAGLLLELSPAQRGMFIQGYESVRELEPNYVRHLECFFIMFMIENYCHHAPDPRETASLIEEQPYAGAYIREYLRGHSFLFEVIKPVNNA from the coding sequence ATGCTTGAATTTTTTCAATATGATACCGATGATAATAGACGTTCTTTGCTTGGTCGAGCGAGAAAAGTTGCTCTATCGGCATTACAACAGTATGACCTGGAGTGGGAACGTATCCAATTTATCCAACTATCCGACACGATCACCTATAAAATTGAAACAAGTACAGCGGAAAGTTATTTGCTTCGTATTCACTCGGCACGGTGTAGCAAAGAGGAAATCAGATCCGAACTTGTCTTTCTTCAAGCTTTGAACAAATCGAGTGAGTTAAATGTACCCGAAGCGCTGGCAAGCTGTGATGGTTCTTATGTATTGGAGATTACAACAGAGGAAGGGTATATGCGTCCTTATGTCACGATGATGCGTTGGGTAGAGGGGGAGCATGCAAGCGGGAAGCTTACAGACAGCTGTGCTTATAATGTGGGTGTTATGATGGGAAGACTGCATGATGCGGCAGCGAGTTTTGTTCCATCTTCTGATTTTGTTCGTCCTGAATGGGGATCTGAAAGTTTTAGTCGCGAATTTACGAAATTAGAACCTTACCACTCACGTTTTCTATCGGACGAAGAATGGAAGTCATACCAAGCTGCAGCAGAGAAAATATGTTCAGAACTTACTGGAATGGAGCGCAGCAACCAGAACTATGGACTCATCCATGCTGATTTACATACGGGGAACATTGTATTTAATAATGAACAACCGTATCCGATAGACTTTGGAAGATGTGGTTACGGTTATTATCTCTACGATATGGCGGGTTTGTTACTAGAGCTTTCTCCAGCGCAACGTGGGATGTTTATCCAAGGCTATGAAAGTGTGCGGGAGCTTGAACCTAACTATGTTAGACATCTGGAATGTTTCTTCATCATGTTCATGATCGAGAATTACTGCCATCATGCTCCCGATCCGAGAGAAACCGCCAGTTTAATTGAAGAACAGCCATATGCTGGGGCATACATAAGAGAATATCTAAGGGGTCATTCATTTCTATTCGAAGTGATTAAACCTGTGAATAATGCATAG
- a CDS encoding GNAT family N-acetyltransferase: MKIEVRLTTKEEAYIIKNMYPLYLHDLSGHYGNTPNRHGIYEDSQDYATLQDQYDVQNIWWEKPNCLYPYLILVDDTPAGFVFIATPPHCSLGVNYFVNEFFLLQPFRGNGIAQYVATEIFEKFRGKWELFTNPAAKNVIGQKFWRKTVSNYTKGDYEEVLGPTFDGDKLIFRFCNA, from the coding sequence ATGAAAATTGAAGTTAGATTAACCACTAAAGAAGAAGCATATATAATAAAAAATATGTACCCCCTGTATCTTCATGACCTATCCGGACACTATGGAAACACTCCGAATCGTCATGGAATATATGAGGATAGCCAGGATTACGCAACATTGCAAGATCAATATGATGTCCAGAATATTTGGTGGGAGAAGCCAAACTGTCTATATCCCTATTTAATTCTAGTAGATGATACGCCAGCTGGTTTCGTGTTTATTGCTACACCACCGCACTGTTCGCTGGGCGTTAATTATTTCGTAAATGAATTTTTCCTTTTACAGCCATTTAGAGGTAATGGGATTGCACAATATGTCGCTACGGAAATATTCGAGAAGTTCAGAGGCAAGTGGGAGTTATTTACGAATCCAGCGGCCAAGAATGTGATTGGTCAAAAATTTTGGCGTAAGACCGTATCTAATTATACAAAAGGTGATTATGAGGAAGTGTTAGGGCCAACCTTCGATGGTGACAAGTTGATATTCAGATTTTGTAATGCCTAA
- a CDS encoding FAD-dependent oxidoreductase yields the protein MRKSHFFRTMTIWLCLIMTVSLLGGCAGNSNQKKNDSQDNQAGMTFKPGTYTAESKGKEGPIKVEVTFSESELTDIKIISASETAGIGDKAIETLKEQIITGQTLAVDAISGASETSEGLLLAVEDAVKQAGGDVTAFKSNPVSKAGGGKTEQMAADVVVVGAGASGVSAAVSAADKGATVIIIEKTATIGGASNLSWAGKFYNSSAAVNDGLKVNVENEIANWIVNNHWRVDAAAIRQYVTKSGETYDWLAEKGYQTSFLNFFGEQLHVLPAYDSRQDILRKMLAESVEANGGHVITETTAKKLITGSNGEVTGVVAEKADGTTLEISAKSVVMATGGYAANKEMVKEAFGFEGINGGLGQNIGEGLQMAWEAGAKIPDNFGGQMLHQTLARATSKLKEQYTSFEASYPLMLSYLPNFMNVGPSGARFRDEAATLESVAAANTSAFNGPYHMVIVSQSQLDALTAQGMNGVQAPKLPGMPPEFYADFQDQFKLETPWANAQQVFDDMVKNGDGYKGDTIEELAANAGMDVTVFTEAFNNYQKAIKTGVDTEFGKTKEYLQSMGESGPYYAIIAEINNLGSVGGLLVNTKFQVLNNSRVPVTGLYAVGLESEGVLFNDTYVGNGVGIGYSFTSGRLGGENAASNALAK from the coding sequence ATGCGTAAATCACATTTTTTCAGAACAATGACGATATGGTTGTGCTTAATCATGACAGTCTCATTGCTTGGTGGATGTGCTGGTAATTCTAATCAGAAAAAGAATGACTCACAGGATAACCAGGCAGGAATGACTTTTAAGCCTGGAACCTATACCGCTGAGTCCAAAGGTAAAGAAGGACCTATTAAGGTAGAAGTAACCTTTAGTGAATCAGAACTTACGGACATCAAAATCATCAGTGCCTCAGAAACTGCGGGAATTGGTGACAAAGCCATTGAAACACTTAAGGAACAAATCATAACTGGGCAGACATTAGCTGTAGATGCCATAAGCGGTGCCTCAGAAACAAGCGAAGGCTTGTTGCTTGCAGTTGAAGATGCTGTGAAGCAAGCAGGTGGAGATGTAACAGCATTCAAGTCCAACCCGGTATCTAAAGCGGGTGGCGGTAAAACAGAACAAATGGCAGCAGATGTTGTTGTCGTTGGTGCCGGCGCATCCGGGGTCTCGGCAGCCGTGTCGGCAGCAGACAAAGGGGCTACGGTGATTATTATCGAAAAAACGGCAACGATTGGTGGAGCAAGCAACCTTTCATGGGCCGGTAAATTCTATAACTCTTCAGCCGCTGTTAATGATGGATTAAAAGTTAACGTGGAGAACGAAATTGCCAATTGGATTGTAAATAATCACTGGCGCGTGGATGCAGCAGCGATCCGCCAGTACGTAACCAAATCGGGAGAAACCTACGACTGGTTAGCGGAAAAAGGTTATCAAACCTCATTTCTAAACTTCTTCGGAGAGCAGCTACATGTACTGCCTGCCTACGACAGCCGCCAAGATATATTAAGAAAGATGCTAGCCGAATCCGTTGAGGCAAATGGCGGCCACGTCATTACAGAAACAACGGCGAAGAAGCTCATCACAGGTTCAAATGGTGAAGTGACTGGAGTAGTTGCAGAGAAAGCAGATGGAACCACACTCGAAATCTCAGCTAAAAGTGTCGTTATGGCCACAGGTGGTTATGCCGCCAATAAGGAAATGGTCAAGGAAGCCTTTGGATTCGAGGGTATTAACGGTGGACTCGGTCAAAATATTGGTGAAGGACTACAAATGGCTTGGGAGGCTGGCGCCAAGATCCCAGATAACTTTGGTGGTCAAATGTTACATCAGACTCTCGCTAGAGCCACTAGCAAGCTTAAGGAACAATATACATCTTTCGAAGCTAGCTATCCGTTAATGTTGAGTTATCTGCCAAACTTTATGAACGTCGGCCCTTCCGGTGCAAGATTTAGAGATGAAGCAGCCACACTTGAGTCTGTTGCAGCTGCGAATACAAGTGCATTTAATGGTCCTTACCATATGGTCATTGTATCTCAATCCCAGCTTGATGCTTTGACAGCACAAGGGATGAATGGTGTGCAGGCTCCTAAATTACCAGGTATGCCACCTGAATTCTATGCGGACTTCCAAGATCAGTTCAAGCTCGAAACCCCTTGGGCAAATGCTCAGCAGGTATTTGATGATATGGTCAAGAATGGTGATGGCTATAAAGGAGATACCATTGAAGAGTTAGCTGCGAATGCGGGCATGGATGTTACCGTATTTACAGAAGCATTCAACAATTATCAAAAAGCAATTAAGACCGGTGTTGACACTGAATTCGGGAAAACGAAGGAATATTTGCAGTCTATGGGAGAAAGCGGACCCTACTATGCAATTATTGCTGAGATTAACAACTTAGGTTCAGTTGGTGGTCTATTGGTAAATACGAAGTTTCAAGTGCTTAATAACAGCCGTGTACCCGTTACAGGACTGTATGCCGTTGGCTTAGAGTCAGAGGGTGTACTGTTTAATGACACGTATGTCGGCAACGGAGTTGGTATTGGATATTCCTTTACCTCTGGACGTCTAGGTGGAGAGAACGCTGCATCCAATGCATTGGCTAAATAA
- a CDS encoding MerR family transcriptional regulator — MIRATGAQYSIGEFAAITGVSTDTLRLYEKQDIITPTKNCNNNYRYYTDLDARNVLMSRWYRSMNIPLYQVSTLMNGGTSNQVIDRISASKLHLEEQIRKYTMLLAKMNEIHEELQSIESRLCQCQLKQIPGRYRIKQTDQNYLLRERDLRDPVNEWMDLLPYTFFSFRIEHRDVMTDTAFRHSWGVCLTEEDALKLQAEIPDEVEYFPPALCLSSVIYTSPQAPFSMKSFAFMLDEIASRGLQITGDITGKILLSEHVEMNSSTYLEVNIPI; from the coding sequence TTGATCAGAGCTACTGGAGCACAATATTCCATCGGAGAATTTGCTGCCATTACAGGTGTATCGACAGATACCCTAAGGCTATATGAGAAGCAAGATATTATTACTCCAACCAAAAACTGCAACAACAATTACCGTTATTATACGGATCTAGACGCTCGCAATGTGCTGATGAGCCGATGGTATCGCAGTATGAACATTCCTCTCTATCAAGTGTCTACACTGATGAATGGAGGCACCTCTAATCAAGTGATCGATCGTATTTCAGCATCGAAACTGCATTTGGAAGAACAAATTCGCAAATACACGATGCTGCTGGCTAAGATGAATGAAATTCATGAGGAACTTCAGAGTATAGAAAGTCGGCTTTGCCAATGCCAGTTGAAACAAATACCTGGTAGATATCGAATCAAGCAGACAGATCAGAACTACTTGTTAAGGGAACGAGACTTACGCGATCCGGTTAATGAATGGATGGATTTGCTGCCCTACACTTTCTTTTCTTTTCGAATTGAACATCGAGATGTAATGACTGACACCGCATTTAGGCATAGTTGGGGAGTTTGCCTAACCGAAGAGGATGCCCTTAAACTGCAAGCAGAAATACCTGATGAGGTTGAATATTTCCCTCCTGCTCTTTGCCTATCGTCCGTTATCTATACTTCACCGCAAGCTCCATTTTCTATGAAGTCATTTGCTTTCATGCTGGATGAGATAGCAAGTAGAGGTCTCCAGATTACCGGCGATATTACAGGAAAAATATTGCTAAGTGAGCACGTAGAAATGAACTCATCCACTTACCTGGAAGTGAATATTCCAATTTAA
- the guaC gene encoding GMP reductase, with protein MENVFDYEDIQLIPAKCIVDSRSECDTSVSLGGHTFKLPVVPANMQTIIDEKVAIYLAKNGYFYIMHRFEPEKRVSFIQDMHARGLIASISVGVKEEEYAFVQQLADEKLIPEFITIDIAHGHSNAVIKMIQHIKQHLPQSFVIAGNVGTPEAVRDLENAGADATKVGIGPGKVCITKIKTGFGTGGWQLAALRLCAKAASKPIIADGGIRTHGDIAKSIRFGASMVMIGSLFAGHEESPGATIEKDGKLYKEYFGSASEFQKGEKKNVEGKKMIVEHKGSLVDTLIEMEQDLQSSISYAGGNKLDAIRKVDYVIVKNSIFNGDKVY; from the coding sequence ATGGAAAATGTATTTGATTATGAAGATATCCAATTAATTCCCGCAAAATGTATTGTGGATAGCCGTTCTGAGTGTGATACCTCTGTATCCCTAGGTGGACATACTTTTAAGTTACCCGTGGTACCTGCAAATATGCAAACGATTATCGACGAGAAGGTCGCAATTTACTTAGCCAAAAATGGTTATTTCTATATCATGCATCGTTTCGAACCAGAAAAGCGTGTATCTTTCATTCAAGATATGCACGCTAGAGGATTAATCGCATCCATCAGTGTTGGAGTTAAAGAAGAAGAGTATGCCTTTGTACAGCAATTAGCTGACGAGAAGTTAATACCGGAATTCATCACGATCGATATTGCACATGGTCATTCCAATGCGGTGATTAAGATGATTCAGCATATCAAACAACATTTGCCTCAGAGCTTTGTTATTGCAGGAAATGTAGGAACTCCAGAAGCAGTGCGAGATTTGGAGAATGCGGGTGCCGATGCTACGAAAGTAGGAATTGGACCGGGGAAAGTATGTATTACGAAGATCAAAACGGGCTTCGGAACAGGTGGCTGGCAATTAGCCGCACTACGTCTTTGTGCCAAAGCGGCAAGTAAACCTATCATTGCGGATGGTGGCATTCGTACGCATGGTGACATCGCGAAATCCATCCGATTTGGTGCTTCCATGGTGATGATCGGCTCCTTGTTTGCGGGACATGAAGAATCTCCAGGCGCAACCATCGAGAAAGATGGTAAGCTCTACAAGGAATACTTCGGCTCCGCGTCGGAGTTCCAAAAAGGCGAGAAGAAAAATGTAGAAGGCAAAAAAATGATCGTCGAGCATAAAGGTTCCTTAGTGGATACATTGATCGAAATGGAGCAAGACCTGCAATCTTCAATTTCTTATGCTGGCGGTAATAAATTAGATGCTATCCGCAAAGTAGATTATGTAATCGTTAAAAATTCGATTTTTAACGGAGACAAGGTTTATTAA
- a CDS encoding DUF6199 family natural product biosynthesis protein: MNGFFGFILLIIGIISAASPNTAWYLSVGWKIKDAEPSEAALAMNRVVGVIASIVGLIILISSCASMFTGGSDAKWEKQFQQRIEAGEVSEIKFGLVDQTILTSEERMEVTDLIHEAQLEPFDPGNIWGSSGSGTISFVDGYQVDLVLFGNSGGIELHPNETENAYRIQSDSLESWIRTHITNNY; the protein is encoded by the coding sequence ATGAATGGATTTTTCGGGTTTATTCTGCTTATCATCGGAATCATATCTGCCGCATCACCGAATACAGCTTGGTATTTATCTGTTGGTTGGAAAATAAAAGATGCCGAGCCAAGCGAGGCGGCACTCGCTATGAATCGGGTCGTTGGCGTGATTGCCTCGATTGTTGGACTGATCATACTTATATCTAGTTGCGCCTCTATGTTTACAGGTGGCTCAGATGCTAAATGGGAGAAACAATTCCAGCAACGAATTGAGGCAGGAGAGGTATCAGAGATCAAATTTGGTCTAGTTGATCAAACCATTCTGACTTCGGAGGAAAGGATGGAAGTTACCGATTTAATCCATGAGGCGCAATTGGAACCCTTCGATCCTGGTAATATTTGGGGGTCTTCTGGCTCAGGCACTATTTCATTTGTAGACGGATATCAAGTCGACTTGGTCCTATTTGGGAATTCCGGCGGTATTGAGCTTCATCCTAATGAGACGGAGAATGCCTACAGGATACAGAGCGATAGTCTCGAAAGTTGGATTCGAACTCATATTACGAACAATTATTAA
- a CDS encoding zinc ribbon domain-containing protein YjdM, translating into MSNLPNCPKCNSEYTYEDGSLLICPECAHEWTLASESGDSEDQKVIKDANGNVLSDGDSVTIIKDLKVKGSSSVLKIGTKVKNIRLVDGDHDIDCKIDGFGAMKLKSEFVKKI; encoded by the coding sequence ATGTCTAATTTGCCTAATTGTCCTAAATGTAATTCAGAATATACGTACGAAGATGGCAGCTTATTGATCTGTCCAGAATGTGCCCATGAGTGGACTTTAGCATCAGAATCCGGGGACAGTGAAGATCAAAAGGTGATTAAGGACGCAAATGGGAATGTCTTAAGCGATGGTGATTCTGTAACCATTATCAAAGACCTCAAAGTAAAAGGAAGTTCGTCCGTCCTGAAAATCGGTACAAAGGTAAAAAATATCCGCTTGGTTGATGGAGATCATGATATCGATTGCAAGATCGATGGTTTTGGTGCAATGAAATTAAAATCTGAATTTGTTAAAAAGATATAA
- a CDS encoding YdeI/OmpD-associated family protein, with product MAKSIVEKLNLHKYDHVAVLNAPAGSDYLPELTGYDTTLKDSAYDLIFAFVLDMESLKELVDRVIEHQLLKTNGYLFAAYPKKGNKVYPTFIHRDELLDGLGSDDDGYIGTSPIKFARMVGLDDIFTIVGLKEDAKSKKSKNKAIARPSQRVDDYVAFIPNVEQDLNDTPELLTLYQSLTPGYRKDWARYIYSAKQEETIAKRREEMKMILQAGYKSRELYRKDQA from the coding sequence ATGGCCAAGTCAATCGTAGAAAAGCTGAATTTACATAAATATGATCATGTGGCTGTATTGAATGCTCCAGCTGGGTCGGATTATTTACCGGAGTTAACGGGTTATGACACGACGCTAAAGGACAGTGCTTACGATCTCATTTTTGCTTTTGTGCTTGATATGGAGTCCTTGAAGGAACTTGTTGACCGTGTGATTGAACATCAGCTTCTAAAGACGAATGGATATCTTTTTGCCGCGTATCCTAAAAAGGGGAATAAGGTCTACCCAACCTTTATTCATCGTGATGAATTGTTAGATGGACTTGGCAGTGACGACGATGGATATATCGGGACAAGCCCTATCAAATTCGCCCGAATGGTTGGACTCGATGATATCTTTACGATTGTTGGGTTGAAAGAGGATGCTAAGAGTAAGAAAAGCAAGAACAAGGCTATTGCCAGACCCAGCCAACGTGTTGATGACTATGTTGCCTTCATTCCAAATGTGGAACAGGACTTGAATGATACGCCTGAGTTGCTTACCCTTTATCAATCGCTAACCCCGGGGTATCGTAAAGATTGGGCACGGTATATTTATAGTGCAAAACAGGAGGAGACTATAGCCAAACGTCGCGAGGAAATGAAAATGATTCTTCAGGCGGGTTATAAGAGTCGTGAGTTATATCGTAAAGATCAAGCTTGA
- a CDS encoding MFS transporter, whose translation MKKDNPLLILILALGVFGIITTEMGIIGVLPQVTQRFNISASQAGWLVSIFALVVAISGPFLTLLASGINRKVILLTAVLIFAISNIVYAYTTMFDVMLIFRIIPAIFHPVFFSVALVTAAKLVPPEKSTKAVTKVFAGITVGFAFGVPLTSYLADKISLEVAFLFGAVVSIIAFVGILAWLPSMPVKEKMSYGKQLGILRKPQLWLNIVTIIFIFAAMFSVYSYFAEYLGQVTHMNGSWISIMLMAFGIIMILGNFLFGEFLHKSMTKTVIMFPLLYAVTYLFVYYLGSYFIPMVVIVFIWGAVHSGGLIVSQAWLTTETKEAPEFGNSLFISFSNLGITIGTSIGGWFISQLGIHQLIWSGIMFALLAFLLIMIKTKTSKSNVVEVNVR comes from the coding sequence ATGAAAAAGGATAACCCTTTGCTTATTCTTATTTTGGCTTTAGGCGTATTTGGCATCATTACAACGGAAATGGGGATTATAGGTGTTCTACCCCAGGTCACTCAAAGATTTAATATATCGGCTTCACAGGCCGGTTGGCTTGTAAGTATATTTGCTTTAGTCGTTGCGATTTCAGGTCCATTCCTGACATTACTCGCTTCCGGTATTAATCGTAAAGTTATTCTATTAACCGCTGTGCTTATTTTTGCGATTTCAAATATCGTTTATGCTTATACAACCATGTTCGATGTGATGTTGATTTTCCGTATTATCCCTGCTATTTTTCATCCCGTCTTCTTTTCGGTTGCCCTTGTGACCGCAGCCAAACTTGTCCCTCCGGAAAAGAGCACCAAAGCGGTCACAAAGGTTTTCGCCGGAATAACGGTCGGGTTTGCTTTTGGCGTCCCTTTGACTTCTTATCTCGCGGACAAGATTTCATTAGAAGTCGCTTTCCTGTTTGGAGCTGTTGTAAGTATAATTGCCTTTGTAGGGATCCTAGCTTGGCTTCCTTCCATGCCTGTTAAGGAAAAAATGTCTTATGGTAAGCAGCTTGGTATATTACGCAAACCTCAATTGTGGTTAAATATCGTGACCATTATTTTTATCTTTGCAGCTATGTTTTCTGTGTACAGCTACTTTGCTGAATATCTTGGACAAGTAACACATATGAACGGGTCATGGATTAGTATCATGTTGATGGCCTTTGGTATTATCATGATCTTGGGGAATTTTTTATTTGGGGAGTTTTTGCATAAAAGCATGACAAAGACCGTCATCATGTTTCCTCTGCTATATGCGGTAACTTACTTATTCGTTTATTATCTAGGTTCTTACTTCATTCCAATGGTTGTTATCGTATTTATTTGGGGGGCCGTGCATTCCGGAGGCCTTATTGTCAGTCAAGCATGGTTAACAACTGAAACGAAAGAAGCTCCTGAGTTCGGCAACAGCTTGTTTATCTCATTTTCCAATCTTGGCATTACTATAGGGACCTCTATCGGGGGTTGGTTTATTTCACAATTGGGAATACATCAACTCATCTGGAGCGGAATTATGTTTGCACTGCTTGCATTCTTATTGATTATGATAAAAACAAAAACTTCCAAATCGAACGTAGTAGAGGTAAACGTACGTTAA
- a CDS encoding ArsR/SmtB family transcription factor, producing the protein MEPLLIYKALSNETRSQIMIWLKNPDEFFDEQPYLQQGLNFRIGICVGDIQAKAGLAQSVISSYLLTMQKAGLLESERIGKWTYYRRNEKTIQEFSEYIQKKL; encoded by the coding sequence ATGGAACCTTTATTGATTTATAAAGCTTTGTCTAACGAGACGCGTAGTCAAATTATGATATGGTTAAAAAATCCAGATGAATTCTTTGATGAACAGCCTTATCTACAACAAGGCCTCAATTTTCGTATTGGTATATGTGTGGGAGATATTCAGGCTAAAGCCGGACTTGCACAATCGGTTATTTCGAGTTATTTGTTGACTATGCAAAAGGCTGGTTTGCTCGAATCCGAACGGATTGGAAAGTGGACGTACTATCGTCGGAACGAAAAGACAATACAGGAATTTTCCGAGTATATCCAAAAGAAACTATAA
- a CDS encoding coenzyme F420-0:L-glutamate ligase, producing MERVVGTVVRGLRCPIINQGDNIEEIVVDSVLKAAEVEGFQIQDNDIVTVTESIVARAQGNYATIDHIAQDVQAKFGDSTVGVIFPILSRNRFAICLRGIAKGAKKIVLMLSYPSDEVGNHLVDLDMLDEKGINPWTDVLTEEQFRQHFGYNKHTFTGVDYIDYYKSLVEEYGVECEVIFSNNPKTILDYTKNVLTCDIHTRFRTKKILKANGGEKIYSLDNILSESIDGSGCNEAYGLLGSNKSTENSVKLFPRNCQPIVDKIQHVLKEKTGKLVEVMIYGDGAFKDPVGKIWELADPVVSPAYTAGLDGTPNEVKLKYLADNNFADLRGEELKQAITQYINNKNADLTGAMEAQGTTPRKLTDLIGSLSDLTSGSGDKGTPIIFIQGYFDNYTK from the coding sequence TTGGAAAGAGTAGTTGGAACTGTTGTTAGAGGCCTTCGTTGTCCCATCATCAATCAAGGTGACAACATCGAGGAAATCGTTGTAGATAGTGTATTAAAAGCTGCTGAAGTCGAAGGATTCCAAATTCAAGATAACGATATCGTTACCGTAACCGAGTCCATCGTCGCTCGCGCTCAAGGTAACTACGCTACGATCGACCATATTGCCCAAGACGTTCAAGCTAAATTTGGAGATTCAACCGTGGGTGTTATCTTCCCGATCCTAAGCCGTAATCGGTTTGCCATTTGTCTCCGCGGTATCGCTAAAGGCGCTAAAAAAATCGTCTTGATGCTTAGCTATCCATCGGATGAAGTGGGTAACCACTTAGTGGACCTCGACATGTTAGATGAAAAGGGAATTAATCCTTGGACCGATGTTCTAACCGAAGAACAATTCCGTCAGCATTTCGGATACAACAAACACACGTTTACGGGTGTTGATTATATTGATTATTATAAATCTCTGGTTGAAGAATACGGCGTTGAATGTGAAGTGATCTTCTCTAACAATCCAAAGACCATTCTGGATTACACTAAAAATGTTCTGACTTGCGATATCCATACCAGATTCAGAACGAAGAAAATTCTAAAGGCCAACGGTGGAGAAAAGATCTATAGCCTGGATAATATTTTGTCCGAATCCATTGATGGCAGCGGATGTAATGAAGCTTATGGTCTGCTCGGATCCAATAAATCCACAGAAAACAGTGTGAAACTGTTCCCGCGTAATTGCCAACCTATCGTTGATAAAATCCAGCATGTACTCAAAGAAAAAACGGGCAAACTGGTTGAAGTGATGATTTATGGAGATGGCGCGTTCAAAGATCCTGTGGGTAAAATTTGGGAGCTTGCAGATCCCGTTGTATCGCCAGCTTACACAGCCGGACTTGATGGTACACCAAATGAAGTTAAGTTGAAATATCTTGCTGACAATAACTTTGCTGATCTAAGAGGCGAAGAGCTGAAACAAGCTATAACTCAATATATCAACAACAAAAACGCTGACCTTACTGGAGCGATGGAAGCACAAGGTACTACACCTCGTAAACTTACCGATCTCATCGGTTCCCTATCTGACTTAACTTCCGGTAGTGGAGATAAAGGTACACCTATTATCTTCATCCAAGGTTATTTCGATAACTATACAAAATAA
- a CDS encoding LysR family transcriptional regulator, protein MVSKLDLYKIFCMVGKSQSFSKAAKDLYMTQPAVSQAIMQLERELDIRLFTRTPKGVSLTNEGKLLFEYVNSAINLIDIGEEKILEFKNLTVGELKIGVGDTISRYFLLPYLEAFHNKYPNIKFKIVNGTTLELCSILKSGEVDIALCNFPLDDSALELRPCMEIHDIFVCGPKYKELLSNPVSLDEVVRQPLIFLEKNSNSRRYVEDYLSSKGIKISPEFELGSHDLLLEFAKINLGVASVTKEFALEYIKKGLLYEVQLTEEIPKRNIGVCFLKSVPLSLASTKFMEIIENKMN, encoded by the coding sequence ATGGTAAGTAAATTAGATTTATATAAAATATTTTGCATGGTAGGGAAGAGTCAAAGCTTCTCCAAAGCGGCAAAGGATCTTTATATGACACAGCCGGCGGTAAGCCAGGCGATTATGCAATTAGAGCGGGAATTGGACATCCGTCTATTTACTAGAACACCTAAGGGAGTGTCTTTAACGAATGAAGGCAAACTACTCTTTGAATATGTCAACTCGGCCATTAATTTAATTGATATTGGCGAAGAAAAAATATTAGAATTCAAGAACTTAACGGTAGGCGAGTTGAAAATAGGGGTAGGAGATACGATTTCTAGATATTTCTTACTTCCGTATTTGGAAGCCTTTCATAATAAATATCCCAATATAAAGTTTAAGATCGTTAACGGTACAACATTAGAGCTCTGTTCGATCTTGAAATCCGGAGAGGTCGACATTGCGCTTTGTAATTTTCCACTTGATGATTCTGCATTAGAACTAAGACCATGTATGGAAATCCATGATATTTTTGTCTGTGGACCGAAGTATAAGGAGCTTTTATCTAATCCCGTAAGTCTTGATGAAGTGGTTCGACAGCCCTTAATTTTCCTCGAGAAGAACTCGAATTCCCGCAGATATGTTGAGGATTATTTGTCATCGAAGGGAATCAAGATTTCACCAGAATTTGAACTGGGTTCACATGATCTTTTATTAGAGTTTGCTAAGATCAATCTAGGGGTCGCCAGTGTGACTAAGGAATTTGCCCTGGAGTATATAAAAAAAGGGCTACTATACGAAGTGCAACTTACAGAGGAAATACCCAAACGAAATATCGGAGTCTGCTTCTTGAAAAGTGTACCTTTATCCTTAGCTTCAACAAAATTTATGGAGATTATTGAAAATAAAATGAACTAA